The following proteins come from a genomic window of Planctomycetota bacterium:
- a CDS encoding O-antigen ligase domain-containing protein, which produces MNASVSIALYGWLPLTLVLFQFFTPRRAVLISMIGGWLFLPIAGFHFEGLPDYSKSTVIGVVPLIAAILFDTSTVLNLRPRWIDIPILFVCCVPMASSLFNGLGPYDGMSAVLGSSMDLLVPWILGRMYFADLRGMRELAIAIMIGGLIYVPFCLFEVRMSPQLHYWVYGFHQSAPQMDHRLGGYRPKVFMQHGIALGLWMSIATSVCLVLWRSRAVKQVMGIPMSYAFWALLVTTVLCRASNAYTLLLLVFMVFYVLLRLRIRWVMVLVLISPMIYIADRMTTDVIAPEMIDIAEVFSQNRADSLGTRIDQENQQRDHIMQQIWFGWGGWNRNVVITTKGRWITDSLWIITISKNGWIATVMMWLVFCLPGILLARRLPLEYLVHPMFAPATALALTAMMVSFDSVFNAMIGPPYFVVCGALGGLVTTLRRPARRAVPARRASVQGRPVGQI; this is translated from the coding sequence ATGAACGCAAGCGTCTCAATCGCATTGTACGGCTGGCTGCCGCTGACGCTGGTGCTGTTCCAGTTCTTTACGCCGCGACGCGCCGTGCTGATTTCGATGATCGGCGGATGGCTGTTCCTGCCCATCGCGGGTTTCCATTTTGAAGGTCTGCCCGACTATTCCAAGAGCACGGTCATCGGCGTCGTGCCGCTCATTGCAGCCATTCTCTTCGACACCTCCACCGTGCTGAATCTGCGTCCGCGATGGATCGACATCCCGATTCTGTTCGTGTGCTGCGTTCCCATGGCGTCGTCGCTGTTCAACGGGCTGGGGCCGTACGACGGCATGTCCGCGGTGCTCGGATCGTCGATGGATCTGCTGGTGCCCTGGATACTGGGGCGGATGTATTTCGCGGATCTGCGCGGCATGCGGGAACTGGCGATCGCGATCATGATCGGCGGTCTGATCTATGTGCCGTTTTGCCTCTTTGAAGTGCGCATGAGTCCGCAGCTCCATTACTGGGTCTACGGGTTTCATCAGTCGGCGCCGCAGATGGACCATCGCTTGGGCGGCTATCGTCCGAAGGTGTTCATGCAGCACGGCATCGCGCTGGGCCTGTGGATGTCGATCGCGACGTCGGTGTGCCTGGTGCTGTGGCGCAGCCGTGCGGTCAAGCAGGTGATGGGCATCCCGATGTCATATGCTTTCTGGGCCCTGTTGGTGACCACGGTCCTCTGTCGCGCATCCAACGCCTACACATTGCTGTTGCTCGTTTTTATGGTCTTTTACGTACTGCTGCGACTGCGTATACGATGGGTGATGGTCCTTGTACTGATCAGTCCGATGATCTACATCGCCGATCGAATGACGACTGACGTGATTGCCCCAGAAATGATCGATATTGCCGAAGTATTCTCACAAAATCGCGCCGATTCTTTGGGGACCCGTATCGATCAGGAAAACCAGCAGCGCGACCACATCATGCAGCAGATATGGTTCGGCTGGGGCGGATGGAACCGCAACGTCGTGATCACGACCAAAGGCCGATGGATCACCGACAGTCTCTGGATCATCACCATCAGCAAGAACGGTTGGATCGCGACGGTGATGATGTGGCTCGTGTTCTGTCTGCCGGGCATCCTGCTGGCGCGGCGCTTGCCGCTCGAATACCTCGTCCATCCGATGTTCGCCCCGGCGACGGCGCTGGCGCTGACGGCGATGATGGTGTCTTTCGACTCGGTGTTCAATGCCATGATCGGTCCGCCGTATTTCGTGGTCTGCGGGGCGCTGGGGGGATTGGTCACCACATTGCGCCGTCCGGCCCGACGGGCCGTCCCCGCGCGACGGGCGTCAGTTCAGGGTCGTCCCGTCGGGCAGATCTAA
- a CDS encoding sulfotransferase: protein MTQLRKYAIIVGQGRSGSNWLLNLFDKSPLTFCRDEPDLIPGSPLGKLTEDQFILHRDQPAMHAQWDDAVAWTIDHMGSHDNPIEVPKRFLYEPARRLGIYRLVRGPRYRAVLSKVLPSLRHGEWLPPWFIISRSRFKEALPILKFVSPPGWASFVLKHRPQVAVIHIVRHPGGFLNSWASRYLATRVKDEVDQANRDRLHKIVREAPCWGERFGDIEAMNVQTSELWYWLYLNEEIDRAGRDSAMYTRITYEQLVADPVGQMRHLFARLDLPFTDEVSRAIEADAEDSGKIATQWRNKLTAEDQALVERILDSTFMRDWWTQTPLTSTR, encoded by the coding sequence ATGACCCAGCTTCGCAAATACGCCATCATCGTCGGACAGGGCCGCTCGGGTTCGAACTGGCTACTCAACTTGTTCGACAAGAGTCCGCTGACGTTCTGCCGCGACGAGCCGGACCTGATTCCCGGCTCGCCATTGGGCAAGCTTACCGAGGACCAGTTCATTCTCCATCGCGATCAGCCGGCGATGCACGCGCAGTGGGACGATGCGGTGGCGTGGACGATCGATCACATGGGTTCGCACGACAACCCGATCGAAGTCCCCAAGCGATTTCTCTACGAGCCGGCGCGCCGGTTGGGCATCTATCGTCTCGTGCGCGGGCCGCGCTATCGCGCGGTGCTCAGCAAGGTGCTTCCATCGTTGCGTCATGGCGAATGGCTCCCGCCATGGTTCATTATCAGCCGTTCGCGCTTCAAGGAAGCGCTGCCCATTCTTAAGTTCGTCTCGCCGCCCGGCTGGGCGTCGTTCGTCTTGAAACATCGCCCGCAGGTCGCGGTGATTCACATCGTCCGGCATCCCGGCGGGTTCCTCAATTCATGGGCCTCGCGCTATCTGGCGACCCGCGTCAAGGACGAAGTCGATCAGGCCAATCGCGATCGCCTCCACAAGATCGTCCGCGAAGCCCCCTGCTGGGGCGAGCGCTTCGGCGACATTGAAGCGATGAACGTGCAGACGTCGGAACTGTGGTACTGGCTCTACCTCAATGAGGAAATCGATCGGGCCGGTCGCGACTCGGCGATGTATACGCGCATCACGTACGAACAGCTCGTCGCCGACCCGGTCGGCCAGATGCGCCACTTGTTCGCACGCCTCGACCTGCCCTTCACCGACGAAGTGAGCCGGGCCATCGAAGCCGACGCCGAGGACTCCGGCAAGATCGCCACGCAATGGCGCAACAAGCTCACCGCCGAGGATCAGGCGCTTGTCGAGCGCATCCTCGATTCGACGTTCATGCGGGACTGGTGGACGCAAACGCCCCTTACGTCGACCCGCTGA
- a CDS encoding glycosyltransferase has product MIHYMTTQGLGQPWVGNELNIVQRSGIPFRLHAMRRPEQKLFESPWAAELNRRTNVLYPLPPIGLILSMLAAPFLFGGRFFAALGEALFGPRESMRARLATLAHLIVACHWARTIRHEKVSHIHSQWAHSSGSIGMYGAWLLGKSFSFTGHAADLFRNRAALKTKIRRAEFIICISSFHRDFFLKEGARPEQLEIAYCGIDTSLFSPMQRQRAAGERYRILSAGRLVGKKGFEYLIDACKVLADRGRDFECVIAGSGPLETELKQRVTDRALDDRISVTGKPLTQEGIPAFMRTGDVFVLACVWAKDDDVDGLPQLTMEGMACGIPAITTRLVGNPDLVIDGKTGLLVEPEQVEPLANAIERMMDDEPLARQYAAAGREWVCERFDITRSLEPLMRRYRAKLGMGDAPVMIDLKEPLAAGRNG; this is encoded by the coding sequence ATGATTCATTACATGACAACGCAGGGGCTCGGTCAGCCATGGGTCGGCAACGAGCTGAACATCGTGCAGCGGTCGGGCATTCCCTTTCGACTCCACGCCATGCGCCGCCCCGAGCAGAAGCTATTTGAATCGCCGTGGGCCGCCGAACTCAATCGCCGGACGAACGTGCTCTATCCGCTGCCGCCGATCGGATTGATCCTCTCGATGCTCGCGGCGCCGTTCCTGTTCGGCGGCCGGTTCTTCGCGGCGCTGGGCGAAGCGCTCTTCGGGCCGCGCGAGTCGATGCGGGCGCGGCTCGCGACGCTGGCGCACCTGATCGTGGCTTGTCACTGGGCCCGCACGATCCGTCACGAAAAAGTCAGCCATATTCACAGCCAATGGGCCCACTCGTCGGGTTCGATCGGGATGTACGGTGCGTGGCTGCTCGGCAAATCGTTCAGTTTCACGGGTCACGCCGCGGATCTTTTCCGCAATCGGGCGGCCCTGAAGACGAAGATCAGGCGCGCGGAGTTCATCATCTGCATCAGCTCGTTCCACCGCGACTTTTTCCTCAAGGAAGGCGCCCGGCCGGAGCAGCTTGAGATCGCCTACTGCGGCATCGACACGTCGCTGTTTTCACCGATGCAGCGCCAGCGTGCGGCGGGCGAACGCTATCGCATCCTTTCCGCGGGGCGACTCGTTGGAAAGAAGGGCTTTGAGTATCTCATCGACGCGTGCAAGGTGCTGGCCGATCGCGGGCGGGACTTTGAATGCGTCATCGCCGGCAGCGGGCCGCTCGAGACGGAGCTTAAGCAGCGCGTCACGGATCGCGCGCTCGACGACCGCATCAGCGTCACGGGCAAGCCGCTCACACAGGAAGGCATCCCCGCCTTCATGCGGACCGGCGATGTCTTCGTCCTCGCATGCGTCTGGGCCAAGGACGACGACGTCGACGGCCTGCCGCAGCTCACGATGGAAGGCATGGCCTGCGGCATTCCGGCGATCACCACACGGCTCGTCGGCAACCCCGACCTCGTCATCGACGGCAAAACCGGCCTGCTGGTCGAGCCCGAGCAGGTCGAACCGCTCGCCAATGCGATCGAACGCATGATGGATGATGAACCGCTGGCGCGTCAGTATGCGGCGGCGGGGCGCGAGTGGGTATGTGAACGCTTTGACATCACGCGCTCGCTCGAACCGCTGATGCGCCGCTATCGCGCGAAGCTGGGCATGGGCGACGCGCCGGTGATGATTGACCTCAAGGAGCCGCTCGCGGCTGGGAGAAACGGATGA
- a CDS encoding NAD(P)H-binding protein, with protein MKLLITGATGFLGRYVVAEALRRGHQVIALTRRDVAETPANVTFVRADLHTPGDLSAALAGVDTVIHLASAKSGDLKSQMAVTVDGTRHLMTAMHEAKVDRLIVISSFSVFDYQHIPTGSIVDEASPLVAVPAERDAYCQAKLAQEQLVTRSTGFRWTVLRPGVIFGPGNEYTSRLGMKLGANLWLRIGAGAILPLTYVENCAQAIVLAAESDAAIGKVLNIVDDQTLTQQQYARLLQQRLRPRPRVIPVAYTLMRILAGLATGTNRRIFRGKAKLPQILRTPSLMARCKPLRYTNVAAKKTLGWQPRFDVEQGLDRCFNGEAAAAMTPTDARAMAGHA; from the coding sequence ATGAAACTGCTTATTACGGGCGCGACCGGATTCCTCGGGCGATACGTTGTCGCCGAAGCGCTGCGGCGGGGGCATCAGGTGATCGCCCTGACACGCCGCGATGTCGCCGAAACGCCTGCGAATGTCACGTTCGTGCGGGCGGATCTTCACACGCCCGGTGATCTGTCCGCCGCGCTGGCGGGTGTGGACACGGTGATCCATCTCGCGTCCGCCAAATCGGGCGACTTGAAATCGCAGATGGCCGTCACGGTGGATGGGACGCGGCACCTGATGACGGCGATGCACGAAGCGAAAGTCGATCGGCTGATCGTGATCAGTTCTTTCAGCGTCTTCGACTATCAGCATATTCCGACGGGCAGCATCGTCGATGAAGCTTCGCCGCTCGTCGCCGTACCGGCCGAACGCGACGCGTATTGCCAGGCCAAGCTCGCGCAGGAACAGCTTGTCACACGGAGCACCGGCTTCCGCTGGACCGTGTTGCGGCCGGGCGTGATCTTCGGGCCGGGCAATGAGTACACCTCGCGATTGGGCATGAAACTCGGCGCGAACCTCTGGCTCCGCATCGGCGCCGGCGCGATATTGCCGCTGACGTATGTCGAAAATTGCGCACAGGCGATCGTCCTCGCCGCCGAGTCGGATGCGGCGATCGGCAAAGTGCTCAACATCGTCGATGACCAGACGCTCACGCAGCAGCAGTATGCACGGCTGCTCCAGCAGCGCCTGCGTCCGCGCCCGCGGGTGATCCCGGTGGCGTACACGCTGATGCGGATATTGGCGGGGTTGGCGACGGGGACGAATCGGCGGATCTTCCGCGGGAAGGCGAAATTGCCGCAGATTCTGCGGACGCCGAGTCTGATGGCGCGATGCAAGCCGCTGCGCTACACGAACGTCGCGGCGAAAAAGACGCTCGGATGGCAACCGCGTTTCGATGTCGAGCAGGGATTGGACCGATGTTTTAATGGCGAGGCGGCGGCGGCGATGACCCCGACCGACGCGCGAGCGATGGCTGGACACGCCTGA
- a CDS encoding FkbM family methyltransferase produces MAGSLFQKINNLRQFDNFGQLLLERLFCRRTKVQVYRFGKFEAIVDHRAADAGSIVGCIAGDMYKRFLSRVRIPARAAIADLGANVGGFSLLLLSQGYDIAKLLCVEMNPRTYERLRFNVRNNFAIDAAVINAAVCADERVIECDFGPGSTGDNIYGDIDKADTRYRRSVQGRTLDALIDEHLGDGIIDLCKIDIEGAESEVLLSGKPAIDALTRCRYLFMEMHRQADYQPMLRVLAEHGLRPIADEGKVDCGVHLFENQKLTSTSSAAS; encoded by the coding sequence ATGGCCGGCTCCTTATTCCAAAAAATCAACAATCTGCGCCAGTTCGATAATTTCGGACAACTGCTCCTTGAGCGGCTGTTTTGCCGCCGCACTAAGGTGCAGGTGTATCGCTTTGGAAAATTCGAAGCGATCGTCGATCATCGCGCCGCCGACGCAGGTTCCATTGTCGGCTGCATCGCCGGCGACATGTACAAGCGGTTTCTAAGCCGCGTGAGAATACCCGCAAGGGCGGCCATCGCCGATCTCGGGGCCAACGTCGGCGGGTTTTCGCTGCTCCTTCTGTCGCAGGGTTACGACATCGCGAAACTGCTCTGCGTCGAGATGAACCCGCGCACATATGAACGGCTTCGATTCAATGTTCGCAACAACTTCGCCATCGACGCGGCGGTCATCAACGCGGCCGTCTGTGCGGACGAACGCGTCATTGAATGCGACTTCGGCCCCGGATCAACTGGCGACAACATCTATGGCGATATCGACAAGGCCGACACCCGCTATCGTCGAAGTGTGCAGGGACGGACGCTCGATGCGCTGATCGACGAGCATCTGGGCGATGGCATCATCGACCTATGCAAAATCGATATCGAAGGCGCGGAGTCAGAGGTGCTTCTGAGTGGAAAGCCGGCCATCGATGCGCTGACCCGCTGCAGATACCTGTTCATGGAAATGCACCGACAGGCGGACTATCAGCCGATGCTCCGCGTACTGGCCGAGCATGGGTTGCGGCCGATCGCCGATGAAGGCAAAGTGGACTGTGGCGTGCATCTTTTTGAAAATCAGAAACTGACCTCGACCAGTTCAGCGGCGAGCTGA
- a CDS encoding SIS domain-containing protein, which yields MAGNICTDAAQYFKELATLSARVDPAQVDALTEALYQAWDADQQVIVFGNGGSAYTASHFITDMVKTATVPGHRRLRAISLCDNYGLTTAIGNDITYDDTFVYPLQAYGRPGDLAIAISGSGNSPNVVRACQYARDNGLTLACLTGFKGGKIGPMGHIHINVPTENYGILEDLHLSVGHIITQAFKSRLLAMPVS from the coding sequence ATGGCTGGCAACATTTGCACTGACGCGGCTCAATACTTCAAGGAACTGGCGACGCTCTCCGCTCGCGTCGATCCGGCGCAGGTCGACGCGCTGACCGAGGCGCTCTATCAGGCATGGGACGCGGACCAGCAGGTCATCGTCTTCGGCAACGGCGGCTCCGCCTACACCGCCAGCCACTTCATCACCGATATGGTCAAGACCGCCACCGTGCCCGGCCACCGTCGCCTTCGTGCGATCTCCCTTTGCGACAACTACGGGCTGACCACCGCGATCGGCAATGACATCACCTATGACGACACCTTCGTCTACCCGCTGCAAGCTTATGGCAGACCTGGTGATCTGGCGATCGCCATCAGCGGCTCCGGCAATTCCCCCAATGTCGTCCGCGCCTGTCAATACGCCCGCGACAACGGTCTGACGCTCGCCTGCCTGACCGGTTTCAAAGGCGGAAAGATCGGGCCGATGGGACACATTCACATCAACGTCCCGACCGAAAACTACGGCATCCTCGAAGACCTGCACTTGTCCGTCGGGCACATCATCACCCAGGCGTTCAAGAGCCGCCTGCTTGCCATGCCTGTGTCCTGA
- a CDS encoding glycosyltransferase: MGIIVIGRNEGERLVRCLKSVLDVAAHVVYVDSGSTDASVVSARALGVEVVSLDMSIPFSAARARNEGVARLMRIAPATTYVQFVDGDCEIIDGWIAAAVAALDSEPQIAAVAGRLYERFPEASIYNRLCDMEWDTPIGLVPACGGLCMVRANALAQVGGFNPSVVAGEEPEMCLRLRREGWSIRRIDAKMALHDAAMTRFGQWWKRSVRGGHAYAQAMAMHGRSPDRFGVRSSMRLWLWGAGIPLIALGLAWPTYGLSLLVLLVYPLQVWRIARRRRRDHQHPQFAGLYAFFCVLANFPGCIGQFKYWSRRWLGAGPRIIEYKTAAAPNDAPDGHDHPPVGGAVNDR; encoded by the coding sequence GTGGGCATCATCGTCATCGGCCGCAATGAAGGCGAGCGTCTCGTGCGCTGCCTCAAGTCGGTGCTCGATGTCGCTGCGCACGTGGTGTACGTCGATTCGGGCTCGACGGACGCGAGCGTCGTCAGTGCCCGCGCGCTGGGCGTCGAAGTCGTGTCATTGGACATGTCGATACCCTTCAGCGCCGCCCGCGCCCGCAACGAAGGCGTCGCACGCCTGATGCGGATCGCTCCAGCCACGACCTACGTGCAGTTCGTCGACGGCGATTGCGAAATTATCGACGGTTGGATCGCCGCCGCCGTCGCGGCCCTCGACAGCGAACCGCAAATCGCCGCCGTGGCCGGCCGGCTCTACGAACGATTCCCCGAAGCGTCGATCTACAATCGGCTCTGCGACATGGAATGGGATACGCCGATCGGCCTCGTTCCCGCGTGCGGCGGCCTCTGCATGGTGCGCGCGAACGCGTTGGCGCAGGTCGGGGGATTCAACCCGTCCGTCGTCGCCGGCGAGGAGCCGGAGATGTGCCTGCGCCTGCGGCGCGAAGGATGGAGCATCCGCCGCATCGACGCGAAGATGGCGCTGCACGATGCGGCGATGACGCGCTTCGGACAATGGTGGAAACGATCCGTGCGCGGCGGGCACGCCTACGCGCAGGCCATGGCCATGCACGGGCGCTCTCCCGATCGCTTCGGCGTGCGGTCGTCGATGCGGCTGTGGCTCTGGGGGGCGGGCATCCCGCTGATCGCGCTGGGGCTGGCCTGGCCCACATACGGTTTGAGTCTGCTGGTGCTGCTGGTGTATCCGCTGCAAGTTTGGCGCATCGCGCGTCGCCGCCGGCGTGATCATCAGCATCCGCAATTCGCCGGGCTCTACGCGTTTTTCTGCGTGCTGGCGAATTTCCCCGGCTGCATCGGGCAGTTCAAATACTGGTCGCGCCGCTGGCTGGGCGCCGGCCCGCGCATCATCGAATACAAGACCGCCGCCGCGCCCAACGACGCGCCCGACGGTCATGATCATCCGCCCGTCGGCGGCGCGGTCAACGACCGTTGA
- a CDS encoding GHMP kinase, translating to MIISQTPYRVSFAGGGTDLPAFYKQEYGAVLSMAIDKHMYVTVSPRFEPTTRVAYSKTEVADGVSNIQHTIVREVLRMTGLGRHLEITTIGDVPAGTGMGSSSSLTVGLLSALYAYKGQIVSAKNLAEQACKIEIDILGKPIGKQDQYAAAFGGLNYIRFNCDDTVDVEPVPARPETMDELKRRIILLYTNQQRDADKILQQQSDGTKDRMSVLRQMRDLAGEMRGALGGEGNLDEFARILHEGWELKRSLGFGIAVQMVDEWYQQARKLGAQGGKLLGAGGGGFLLLMAPPERHELIRDALGRPRELTFGMDRRGGRVIYISDHQRLLHNQ from the coding sequence ATGATTATTTCGCAGACGCCGTATCGAGTGAGCTTCGCGGGCGGGGGCACGGACCTGCCGGCGTTCTATAAACAGGAATACGGGGCGGTCTTGTCGATGGCGATCGACAAGCACATGTACGTCACCGTCAGCCCGCGATTCGAACCGACGACGCGCGTCGCCTATTCCAAGACCGAAGTCGCCGACGGCGTGAGCAACATTCAGCACACCATTGTGCGCGAAGTCCTGCGCATGACCGGACTCGGGCGTCACCTGGAGATCACCACCATCGGCGACGTCCCCGCAGGCACCGGGATGGGCTCCTCCAGTTCGCTGACCGTCGGCCTGCTCTCGGCGCTCTACGCCTACAAGGGCCAGATCGTCAGCGCCAAGAATCTGGCGGAGCAGGCATGTAAGATCGAGATCGACATCCTCGGCAAACCTATCGGTAAGCAGGATCAGTACGCCGCCGCATTCGGCGGGCTCAATTACATCCGTTTCAACTGCGATGACACCGTCGACGTCGAACCCGTGCCCGCCCGGCCCGAAACGATGGACGAACTCAAACGCCGCATCATCCTGCTCTATACCAACCAGCAGCGCGATGCGGACAAGATTCTTCAACAGCAGTCCGACGGCACGAAGGACCGCATGTCCGTGCTGCGGCAGATGCGCGATCTGGCCGGCGAAATGCGCGGCGCGCTGGGCGGCGAGGGAAACCTCGATGAATTCGCCCGCATTCTGCATGAAGGTTGGGAGCTGAAGCGCTCGCTCGGATTCGGCATCGCGGTGCAGATGGTCGACGAATGGTATCAGCAGGCCCGCAAACTCGGCGCACAGGGCGGCAAACTGCTCGGCGCCGGCGGCGGCGGATTCCTTCTGCTCATGGCCCCGCCCGAGCGTCACGAACTGATCCGCGATGCGCTGGGCCGCCCGCGCGAGCTGACGTTCGGCATGGACCGGCGCGGCGGCCGCGTGATCTACATCAGCGATCATCAGCGCCTTCTCCACAACCAGTAA
- a CDS encoding gfo/Idh/MocA family oxidoreductase: MKLAIVGCGYVANMYRLTLPLHPQLTLVGVFDRDADRSRKMAELCGCEDYASFDKLLADERVELVLNLTNPSSHYAVTRACLEAGKHVYTEKPLAMDLGEARQLVELAKARGLALSSAPCTLLNEAAQTLWKALRERQVGDVKLAYAEMDDGMTHLMPYQRWINEAGVAWPAVDEFATGCTVEHAGYVLTWLCAYFGPAKSVTAFSSRLYPDKVAGESPDNSAPDFSVGCIQFVSGVVARLTCGIVAPRNHTMTIVGDEGVLSVDDPRSDRSPVRVQKYLRIRRKMLLNPWRRRYPMVGLHHKQVKYRGSQRRDFCRGIAEMAEAIAQHREPRLNALFCLHVNELTLQLNNAMENAGTYQMTTTFDPVEPMPWAQSPAEAGAAR; this comes from the coding sequence ATGAAGTTGGCGATCGTCGGCTGTGGCTACGTGGCGAATATGTACCGGCTCACGCTGCCGCTGCATCCGCAGTTGACGCTCGTCGGCGTCTTTGACCGCGATGCCGATCGCTCGCGCAAAATGGCCGAGCTGTGCGGCTGCGAGGATTACGCCTCGTTCGACAAATTGCTCGCGGACGAGCGCGTCGAGCTGGTGCTGAACCTGACGAACCCGTCGAGCCATTACGCCGTGACGCGCGCGTGTCTCGAAGCGGGCAAACATGTCTACACGGAAAAGCCGCTGGCCATGGACCTCGGCGAAGCGCGCCAGCTTGTCGAACTCGCCAAAGCGCGCGGCCTCGCATTGTCCTCCGCGCCCTGCACGCTGCTCAACGAAGCGGCGCAGACGCTCTGGAAAGCCCTGCGCGAGCGGCAGGTCGGCGATGTCAAACTCGCGTACGCCGAGATGGACGACGGCATGACGCACCTGATGCCGTATCAACGATGGATCAACGAAGCCGGCGTCGCCTGGCCCGCCGTCGATGAATTCGCCACCGGCTGCACCGTCGAGCATGCCGGTTATGTGCTGACCTGGCTCTGCGCCTACTTCGGACCGGCCAAGTCAGTCACCGCTTTTTCGAGTCGCCTGTATCCCGACAAGGTGGCGGGCGAGTCGCCGGACAACTCCGCCCCTGACTTTTCCGTCGGGTGCATCCAGTTCGTCAGCGGCGTCGTCGCCCGGCTGACCTGCGGCATCGTCGCGCCGCGCAATCACACGATGACGATCGTCGGCGACGAGGGCGTGTTGAGCGTCGATGATCCGCGCAGCGATCGCTCGCCGGTGCGCGTCCAGAAATACCTGCGAATCCGCCGGAAAATGCTGCTCAATCCGTGGCGCAGGCGTTACCCGATGGTCGGACTGCATCACAAGCAGGTCAAATACCGCGGATCGCAGCGGCGCGACTTCTGCCGAGGCATCGCCGAGATGGCCGAGGCGATCGCCCAGCACCGCGAACCGCGCTTAAACGCCCTCTTCTGCCTGCATGTCAACGAACTGACACTGCAGCTTAATAACGCCATGGAAAACGCCGGGACGTATCAGATGACCACGACCTTCGACCCGGTCGAGCCGATGCCCTGGGCTCAGTCGCCCGCAGAGGCGGGGGCCGCGCGATGA
- a CDS encoding oligosaccharide flippase family protein, with protein sequence MTRTLAPEESLSKDIRSDQKQFRDVPSHAMTQGPVDNATSMPHEAPTAINESSPDVSASDYRPTVSLRRAAMSGTIWTMLGQVGRQGVRIISSLVLTRLLFPEAYGLVAIVGFIMSGVQMFSDTGVNAAIIQNKRGGTDEFINTAWTIQVVRSFFLYAILVVLAYPMALIYEQPPLTVLIIVAGVSTIIGGFSSTGMLRLHRQVSIRPIVIRDLVSQMVGLAVMIPWAYLAPSVWVLIGGGIAAALANTAMSFWLTPGSKPHLAWDKSVAREIFLFGRWLFISTGVTFLFQRGDAMVLGKLVDPAMLGIYTVAVTWSRGVLELINKLGNQVLFPLYSHLANHSRDRLRSQVFKARLVILAVALPVTWFFVLFGDHFISFMYDERYHEAGWILRILAVGVGGQIIVFTGANVILSVGDSFRQMVYQLVCGTCLIGGMLLGYHFDDLQGFVISLALIPIVQYVCMAWAVNKHGVWLPLLDLPAFALTFLVAGLGWWLMPS encoded by the coding sequence ATGACCCGGACACTTGCCCCAGAGGAATCGCTCTCCAAAGATATCCGGTCGGACCAGAAGCAATTCAGGGATGTTCCGAGCCACGCAATGACTCAAGGACCGGTCGACAACGCCACATCGATGCCTCACGAAGCACCGACGGCGATCAATGAATCCTCACCGGACGTGTCCGCCTCGGACTATCGCCCCACCGTCTCGCTTCGACGCGCCGCCATGAGCGGCACCATCTGGACCATGCTCGGTCAGGTCGGCCGCCAGGGCGTCCGCATCATCAGCAGTCTCGTCCTCACACGACTCCTCTTCCCCGAAGCGTACGGTCTCGTCGCCATCGTCGGGTTCATCATGAGCGGCGTGCAGATGTTCTCCGACACCGGGGTCAACGCCGCCATCATTCAAAACAAACGCGGCGGCACCGACGAATTCATCAACACCGCATGGACCATCCAGGTCGTCCGAAGCTTCTTCCTCTACGCCATCCTCGTCGTCCTCGCCTATCCCATGGCGCTCATCTACGAGCAGCCCCCGCTGACCGTGCTCATCATCGTCGCCGGCGTCAGCACGATCATCGGCGGATTCAGCTCCACCGGCATGCTCCGCCTGCACCGACAAGTCTCCATTCGACCCATCGTCATCCGGGATCTGGTCTCGCAGATGGTCGGCCTGGCGGTCATGATTCCCTGGGCCTACCTGGCGCCGAGCGTCTGGGTGCTCATCGGCGGCGGCATCGCGGCGGCCCTCGCCAACACCGCCATGTCCTTCTGGCTCACCCCCGGGTCCAAACCCCATCTGGCATGGGACAAGTCCGTCGCGCGCGAAATCTTCCTCTTCGGAAGATGGCTTTTCATCAGCACCGGCGTGACCTTCCTCTTCCAGCGCGGCGACGCCATGGTCCTCGGCAAACTCGTCGACCCCGCCATGCTTGGCATCTACACCGTCGCCGTCACCTGGTCGCGCGGCGTGCTCGAACTCATCAACAAACTCGGCAACCAGGTCCTCTTCCCGCTCTACTCCCACCTCGCCAATCACTCGCGCGACCGCCTGCGCAGTCAGGTCTTCAAGGCCCGCCTCGTCATCCTCGCCGTCGCCCTCCCCGTCACCTGGTTCTTCGTCCTCTTCGGCGATCACTTCATCAGCTTCATGTACGACGAACGCTACCACGAAGCGGGATGGATCCTGCGCATTCTCGCCGTCGGCGTCGGCGGGCAGATCATCGTCTTCACCGGCGCCAATGTCATTCTCTCCGTCGGCGACTCGTTCCGACAGATGGTCTACCAGCTTGTCTGCGGAACCTGTCTCATCGGCGGCATGCTTCTGGGCTACCACTTCGACGACTTGCAGGGCTTCGTCATCAGTCTGGCGCTGATTCCGATCGTGCAGTATGTGTGCATGGCGTGGGCGGTGAACAAGCACGGCGTGTGGCTGCCGCTTCTGGACCTGCCGGCGTTCGCGCTGACGTTCCTGGTGGCGGGGCTCGGCTGGTGGCTCATGCCGTCGTGA